A window of the Pseudomonas fluorescens genome harbors these coding sequences:
- a CDS encoding Ig-like domain-containing protein, whose translation MTTLLTLTKAQLDKINLESPQSAVDLFAEQRSAALFSEDGILKIFAPQIPGWTPLSYEQARYGVNADQTAVPGNGWHAVFGAYQFQDTKDTIRLYRGKDLKPGETPDPLDPGTRIDTFVVPEDHNNEDSVGNIPRFAVQRTTVNEWWCTVERISGNPSQSSERLAILFKPTFPDSRDPSGNTDDRVPLAAPGFPAVIDQSMLGGGFVDFTVPAWPIMFTGDTIKLDINGTNFAFEITAAHIGKDVTVPVPSAMLKSIGPAEPLLVSYAITDLVKNTSLPSAVGAGVLDPDTSYLEAPTVRLSLEDTLKIDDLDHHPMDVDITARRADVVAGDQVELKMLDPASGFSKTYPPIPYRAGLNTVQVPYDDPSRIAPTTAIVSYERIRTTSGSTIRTPSYPYAFRLLAHSYLAPAPLAVEARGAVLSSTLEETLVYFGPDVRGMKLGDKVTLSCLSTSAGGTPRLQTYERYMTTAMEIPGSGFMVPFVWETKHLSTFGDGNIQLSCEVTGDGHLEPIKSKGRHLRIAPATHQLKVLEVAKATNDLLDPDQIPFGTSAKCLSGVHTQIGDTVRMEVWKNDNDPDKTNELVHVDSLPITAANVGKDVEFRLEQQLIKDLLHTVIRVVWFIERFRSQPLTAPELNLRIGSLMLVLPAPKLLQASPGNIVNPENTQNIATVEVAYSGMSTTQTVTLYCIGRSGFGSPVIAPKPGNAGGTILFDIPRTAFPASMGAFLTFQYVVTQTGIHDQSSSAAKYSVINIDKPELKYPYLTIAESVDKKTLDLNAFKDKAHWSLIAWRFIAIGTRMRVALSGIDSTDNQHVIMLFDGIVSANEVKTGLSGTISRAELKKFKDGSQVFGLSIANFSDTGGADTFFPMFERTIKTEMLLKPAITQLIDNQPPITGSIRNGGTCDDQTPELLGTATAGSVVNLFDNGNRIGQATADKAGIWRATISAALGRHTLTAQTPDGLQQSADWIVTIVSDLSIGGDASLRMSEYLIVRSRPPVNPPPGAIYWRQASGGSGSLTYASSNPSVARIHDAYGRVAATGNGTTTISVTDQTGRRASYNLTVTGVRNVGLYGPVNWHGYAQGWRPSCLTVWQFQAFWSTYVSGGNVPGQIGWPGGIYWTSTNNDYVHNVAWAFNMSNGGGFEHSPGDLNLYTLQFQ comes from the coding sequence ATGACCACTCTGCTGACGCTGACCAAAGCCCAACTGGACAAAATCAACCTTGAGAGTCCGCAGAGCGCGGTAGACCTGTTCGCCGAACAGCGATCGGCTGCACTGTTCTCGGAAGACGGGATCCTGAAAATATTTGCCCCGCAAATACCAGGCTGGACGCCGCTGAGCTATGAGCAAGCCAGATACGGCGTCAACGCAGATCAAACCGCCGTTCCCGGAAACGGCTGGCATGCAGTCTTTGGTGCTTATCAGTTCCAGGACACCAAAGACACAATTCGTTTATACAGGGGTAAGGATCTCAAACCGGGTGAAACGCCCGACCCTTTGGATCCAGGCACTCGCATTGATACCTTTGTGGTCCCGGAGGATCACAACAACGAGGATAGCGTCGGAAACATTCCTCGCTTTGCCGTGCAACGAACAACAGTCAATGAATGGTGGTGCACTGTTGAGCGTATAAGTGGTAACCCGTCGCAGTCCTCGGAGAGATTGGCGATCCTGTTCAAGCCCACATTTCCAGACAGTCGCGACCCGTCCGGCAATACCGACGATCGTGTGCCGCTTGCGGCTCCCGGTTTTCCCGCCGTGATAGACCAGTCGATGCTTGGCGGCGGATTCGTCGATTTCACTGTTCCGGCCTGGCCAATCATGTTTACGGGGGACACGATCAAGCTGGATATCAACGGTACAAACTTCGCATTCGAAATCACGGCCGCGCACATTGGCAAAGACGTCACGGTCCCGGTTCCATCAGCCATGCTCAAGTCGATTGGCCCTGCCGAACCACTACTGGTGAGCTATGCCATCACTGATCTGGTGAAAAACACCAGTCTGCCGTCTGCGGTCGGAGCAGGAGTACTTGATCCAGACACGAGCTATCTGGAAGCGCCTACTGTGAGGCTTTCCCTCGAAGACACTTTAAAAATCGACGATCTGGATCATCACCCCATGGACGTCGATATCACTGCACGTCGTGCGGACGTAGTGGCGGGTGATCAGGTCGAGCTGAAGATGCTCGATCCTGCCAGCGGATTCAGCAAAACATATCCCCCGATTCCCTATAGAGCAGGGTTGAACACCGTCCAGGTGCCTTATGACGACCCATCCCGCATCGCGCCGACCACCGCGATCGTGAGTTACGAAAGAATCAGAACGACCTCCGGCTCGACCATCCGTACGCCGTCCTATCCCTATGCGTTCCGCTTGCTTGCGCACTCTTATCTCGCGCCCGCACCTTTGGCTGTTGAAGCACGAGGCGCAGTGCTGTCATCGACGCTGGAGGAAACGCTGGTGTATTTCGGGCCCGACGTGAGAGGAATGAAGCTGGGTGACAAGGTGACGTTATCCTGCCTGAGCACGAGCGCGGGGGGCACGCCGCGCCTACAGACTTACGAGAGATACATGACTACGGCCATGGAAATTCCGGGTTCCGGATTCATGGTGCCCTTCGTGTGGGAAACCAAGCACTTGAGTACGTTTGGCGACGGCAATATCCAACTGTCATGCGAGGTGACCGGAGACGGCCATCTCGAACCCATAAAGTCCAAAGGCCGGCACCTGCGCATTGCTCCGGCAACCCATCAGCTGAAAGTGCTCGAAGTTGCCAAAGCCACGAACGATCTGCTTGATCCTGACCAAATTCCTTTCGGTACGTCCGCCAAATGCCTGTCCGGTGTTCATACACAGATTGGCGATACCGTACGCATGGAAGTCTGGAAAAACGATAACGACCCGGATAAAACGAACGAATTGGTACACGTCGATTCGTTGCCGATCACAGCGGCAAATGTCGGGAAAGACGTCGAATTCAGACTGGAACAACAACTGATCAAAGATCTTCTTCACACTGTCATCCGAGTCGTCTGGTTCATTGAACGTTTCCGCTCGCAACCATTGACCGCTCCCGAACTGAACTTGCGAATCGGCAGCCTGATGCTGGTCTTGCCCGCGCCCAAACTGTTGCAGGCATCGCCGGGGAATATCGTCAATCCAGAGAATACTCAGAATATCGCTACCGTGGAGGTCGCCTATAGCGGGATGAGCACCACCCAGACGGTGACCCTTTATTGTATAGGACGCTCCGGATTCGGCAGTCCGGTCATTGCTCCCAAACCCGGTAACGCTGGCGGGACAATACTGTTTGATATTCCACGAACTGCCTTTCCTGCCAGCATGGGCGCATTCCTTACTTTTCAGTATGTCGTCACACAAACGGGTATCCATGATCAGAGCTCTTCCGCCGCAAAATATTCGGTGATCAATATCGATAAGCCGGAGCTCAAATACCCGTACCTGACTATTGCCGAGTCTGTGGATAAAAAGACTCTGGATCTCAACGCCTTCAAAGATAAAGCGCACTGGTCATTGATTGCATGGCGGTTTATCGCCATCGGCACGAGAATGCGAGTGGCACTGAGCGGCATTGATTCGACTGACAATCAGCATGTCATCATGTTGTTCGATGGAATTGTCAGTGCCAACGAGGTCAAGACCGGCCTCAGTGGGACAATCAGCAGGGCGGAACTGAAAAAGTTCAAGGACGGCAGCCAGGTGTTTGGCTTGTCGATCGCCAACTTCAGCGATACAGGCGGCGCCGATACGTTTTTTCCAATGTTCGAACGCACGATCAAGACCGAAATGCTGCTCAAGCCTGCAATCACCCAGTTGATTGACAACCAGCCACCGATCACTGGCTCCATTCGCAATGGCGGCACATGCGATGACCAGACACCAGAGTTGCTGGGAACGGCTACCGCTGGCTCGGTTGTCAATCTGTTTGATAACGGCAACCGCATAGGCCAGGCAACCGCAGACAAGGCTGGCATCTGGAGAGCGACAATTTCTGCCGCACTTGGCCGGCATACCCTGACCGCCCAGACCCCCGACGGCCTGCAACAATCCGCTGACTGGATCGTCACCATTGTCAGCGATCTATCAATCGGTGGCGATGCGAGTCTGCGGATGAGTGAATACCTCATTGTGCGATCAAGACCTCCCGTCAACCCGCCTCCCGGCGCCATTTACTGGCGACAAGCATCTGGCGGCTCGGGTTCGCTGACTTACGCCTCCTCGAACCCAAGTGTCGCCCGGATCCACGATGCCTACGGCAGAGTCGCCGCGACAGGTAACGGAACGACCACTATCAGCGTCACGGATCAGACCGGCAGACGCGCGTCATACAACCTGACGGTCACGGGCGTCAGGAACGTGGGGCTTTACGGTCCGGTGAATTGGCACGGATATGCACAAGGCTGGCGGCCATCGTGTCTCACGGTCTGGCAATTCCAGGCATTCTGGAGTACCTACGTCTCTGGCGGAAACGTACCGGGTCAGATCGGATGGCCAGGCGGAATTTACTGGACGTCAACCAATAATGACTATGTGCACAACGTTGCCTGGGCATTCAACATGAGCAACGGCGGCGGTTTCGAGCACTCCCCGGGAGATTTGAATCTGTACACACTTCAGTTCCAGTAG
- the metE gene encoding 5-methyltetrahydropteroyltriglutamate--homocysteine S-methyltransferase — MAVAHTLGFPRIGADRELKKALEAYWKGDLDQAALNQVGRQLRDRHWQLQKDAGIDLLPVGDFAWYDQVLTHSLTFGVIPERFDAVRDERGLPTLDTLFAMARGATASCCGAEHGKTQYAQELTKWFDTNYHYLVPEFTADQQFKLSWEQLFDEVEEAKALGHNVKPVIIGPLTYLWLGKAKGNDFDKLDLLERLLPVYNEILGRLAAQGVEWVQIDEPILTLDLPQAWKSAFERAYHILQYSPLKKLVATYFSGLQDNLGLAVGLPVQGLHIDAVRAPDQLGQVLDRLPTYKILSVGLVNGRNVWRCELEQALAQLQPAQERFGDNLWVSSSCSLLHSPVDVEREDKLDPELKSWLAFAVQKCSEISVLRDALNDPQAPKVQSALAESRAIQESRARSPRIHKAEVQARIDAINANDSQRHSPFAKRIAAQQARLKLPAFPTTTIGSFPQTGSIRLARQAFKQGKLSANDYHDAMRSEIRHAVQVQERLGLDVLVHGEAERNDMVEYFAEQLDGYLFTRFGWVQSYGSRCVKPAVIYGDLSRPDAMTVDWITYAQSLTDKVMKGMLTGPVTMLMWSFPREDVSRKVQAQQLALALRDEVVDLENAGIRIVQIDEAAFREGLPLRREQWQEYLEWAVEAFRLTASGVKDETQIHTHMCYSEFNDVIKAIADMDADVITIETSRSDMELLEAFEAFDYPNDIGPGVYDIHSPRVPDTAEMVKLMSKAVKRIPAQRLWVNPDCGLKTRAWPETEAALVNMVAAARQLRSQLA; from the coding sequence ATGGCCGTGGCACACACCCTGGGTTTCCCGCGCATCGGCGCCGACCGCGAACTGAAAAAAGCCCTCGAAGCCTACTGGAAAGGCGATCTCGATCAGGCCGCTCTGAATCAGGTCGGCCGCCAGCTGCGCGACAGACACTGGCAATTGCAGAAGGACGCCGGCATCGACCTGCTGCCGGTCGGCGACTTCGCCTGGTACGACCAGGTGCTGACCCACTCGCTGACCTTCGGTGTGATCCCCGAGCGCTTCGACGCTGTGCGTGACGAGCGCGGCCTGCCGACCCTCGACACGCTGTTCGCCATGGCCCGTGGCGCCACTGCATCCTGCTGCGGCGCTGAGCACGGCAAGACCCAATACGCCCAGGAGCTGACCAAGTGGTTCGACACCAACTACCACTACCTGGTCCCGGAATTTACTGCGGATCAACAGTTCAAGCTGAGCTGGGAACAGCTGTTCGATGAAGTCGAAGAAGCCAAGGCCCTAGGTCACAACGTCAAACCGGTGATTATCGGCCCGCTGACTTATCTATGGCTGGGCAAGGCGAAAGGCAACGACTTCGACAAACTCGATCTGCTCGAGCGCCTGCTGCCGGTCTACAACGAAATCCTCGGTCGCCTCGCCGCACAGGGCGTGGAGTGGGTGCAGATCGACGAGCCGATCCTCACCCTCGACCTGCCGCAAGCCTGGAAAAGCGCCTTCGAACGCGCCTATCACATCCTTCAGTACTCGCCGCTGAAGAAACTGGTGGCGACCTATTTCAGCGGCCTGCAAGACAACCTCGGCCTGGCCGTCGGCCTGCCGGTGCAAGGCCTGCACATCGACGCGGTGCGTGCACCGGATCAGCTTGGTCAGGTGCTGGATCGTCTGCCGACCTACAAGATTCTTTCGGTCGGCCTGGTCAACGGGCGCAACGTCTGGCGCTGCGAATTGGAGCAGGCGCTGGCACAGTTGCAACCGGCGCAGGAGCGCTTTGGCGATAACCTGTGGGTCAGCAGCTCCTGCTCGTTGCTGCACAGTCCGGTGGACGTCGAGCGTGAAGACAAGCTCGATCCGGAACTGAAAAGCTGGCTGGCATTCGCCGTGCAGAAGTGCAGCGAAATCTCGGTTTTGCGTGATGCGCTGAACGACCCGCAAGCGCCAAAAGTGCAAAGCGCACTGGCCGAAAGCCGCGCCATTCAAGAGAGCCGCGCCCGCTCGCCGCGTATTCACAAAGCCGAGGTGCAAGCGCGGATCGATGCGATCAACGCCAACGACAGCCAACGCCATTCTCCGTTCGCCAAACGCATCGCCGCACAACAGGCACGCTTGAAGTTGCCGGCGTTCCCGACCACCACCATCGGCTCGTTCCCGCAGACCGGTTCGATTCGTCTGGCCCGTCAGGCGTTCAAGCAGGGCAAGTTGTCGGCCAACGATTACCACGACGCCATGCGCAGCGAAATTCGCCACGCGGTACAGGTGCAGGAACGTCTGGGGCTGGACGTGCTGGTGCACGGTGAAGCCGAGCGCAACGACATGGTCGAGTACTTCGCCGAGCAGCTCGACGGCTATCTGTTCACCCGCTTCGGCTGGGTCCAGAGCTACGGTTCCCGCTGCGTCAAACCAGCGGTGATTTATGGTGATCTGTCCCGTCCTGACGCCATGACCGTGGACTGGATTACCTACGCGCAGAGCCTGACCGACAAGGTCATGAAAGGCATGCTGACTGGCCCTGTGACCATGCTGATGTGGTCGTTCCCCCGCGAAGACGTGTCGCGCAAAGTCCAGGCGCAACAACTGGCGCTGGCCCTGCGTGACGAAGTGGTGGATCTGGAAAACGCCGGGATCAGGATCGTACAGATCGACGAGGCCGCGTTCCGCGAAGGCCTGCCGCTGCGCCGTGAACAATGGCAGGAATACCTGGAATGGGCGGTGGAAGCGTTCCGTCTGACAGCCTCGGGCGTGAAGGATGAAACCCAGATTCACACCCACATGTGCTACAGCGAATTCAACGACGTGATCAAGGCCATCGCCGACATGGACGCCGACGTCATCACCATCGAAACCTCGCGCTCGGACATGGAATTGCTGGAAGCCTTCGAAGCGTTCGACTACCCGAATGACATCGGTCCAGGCGTCTACGACATCCACTCACCACGGGTGCCGGACACCGCCGAGATGGTCAAGTTGATGAGCAAAGCAGTCAAGCGCATTCCGGCGCAGCGCCTGTGGGTCAACCCCGATTGCGGCCTGAAGACCCGCGCGTGGCCTGAGACCGAAGCGGCGCTGGTCAACATGGTGGCGGCGGCGCGACAGTTGCGCAGTCAGTTGGCGTAA
- the metR gene encoding transcriptional regulator MetR, producing the protein MLEIRHLKTLHALREADSLVDAADRLHLTQSALSHQFKELEERMGMPLFVRKTKPVRFTSAGLRLLQLADATLPLLRAAERDIGRLAGGTAGRLHMAIECHSCFQWLMPTIDQFRDAWPEVELDLASGFSFAPLPALARGDLDLVVTSDPLEIAGITYVPLFTYEAMLAVANQHALASKPYIVPEDLLTETLITYPVERDRLDIFTRFLEPADIEPAQVRTSELTVMMMQLVASGRGVCGMPHWALHEYSSRGYVKGKRLGEKGLFATLYAAIRADMLDAPYMRDFLLTAKDTSFSTLDGVSAVR; encoded by the coding sequence GTGCTTGAGATCCGTCATCTGAAAACCCTGCATGCCCTGCGCGAAGCCGACAGCCTGGTCGATGCAGCCGACCGCCTGCACCTGACCCAGTCGGCGCTGTCCCACCAGTTCAAGGAACTGGAAGAGCGCATGGGCATGCCGCTGTTCGTGCGCAAGACCAAACCCGTGCGCTTCACCAGCGCCGGCCTGCGCTTGCTGCAACTGGCCGACGCGACCTTGCCGCTGCTGCGCGCCGCAGAACGCGATATCGGGCGTCTGGCCGGGGGCACCGCCGGGCGTCTGCACATGGCGATCGAATGCCACAGCTGCTTCCAGTGGCTGATGCCGACCATCGACCAGTTCCGCGACGCGTGGCCGGAAGTCGAACTCGACCTCGCTTCGGGTTTCTCGTTTGCCCCACTGCCGGCGCTGGCCCGGGGCGATCTGGATCTTGTGGTGACGTCCGACCCGCTGGAAATCGCCGGCATCACCTATGTGCCGCTGTTCACCTACGAAGCCATGCTCGCGGTCGCCAACCAGCACGCATTGGCGAGCAAACCGTACATCGTCCCCGAAGACTTGCTGACCGAAACCCTGATCACTTATCCGGTGGAGCGCGACCGACTGGATATCTTCACCCGCTTCCTCGAACCCGCCGACATCGAACCGGCGCAGGTGCGCACGTCAGAGCTGACAGTGATGATGATGCAACTGGTGGCCAGCGGTCGTGGCGTGTGCGGCATGCCGCACTGGGCGCTGCATGAATACAGCTCGCGCGGTTACGTGAAGGGCAAGCGGCTGGGCGAGAAAGGTCTGTTCGCGACGTTGTACGCGGCGATCCGTGCCGACATGCTGGACGCGCCGTACATGCGCGACTTCCTGCTGACGGCCAAGGACACGTCGTTCTCGACCCTGGATGGGGTCAGCGCGGTTCGTTGA
- a CDS encoding GNAT family N-acetyltransferase, whose translation MWIERLDASHALAYRELMLEAYDRHPQAFTSSVRERAVMPLSWWESRLTSKLDAVFGAFEDGRLAGIVGLAFEPREKARHKATVFGMYVSAEFRQRGLGLKLMEALLSEAQQHPELKVIQLTVTAGNDAAFQLYQRCGFIQFGLEPMAVRVGEDYFDKIHMWCAPFAPTASLNEPR comes from the coding sequence ATGTGGATCGAACGGCTGGACGCCAGTCATGCGCTGGCCTATCGCGAATTGATGCTGGAGGCTTACGACCGGCACCCGCAGGCCTTCACCTCCAGCGTGCGCGAGCGCGCGGTGATGCCCTTGAGCTGGTGGGAATCACGTCTGACCAGCAAGCTCGATGCGGTGTTCGGCGCGTTCGAAGACGGCCGGCTGGCGGGCATCGTCGGCCTGGCGTTCGAGCCTCGGGAAAAGGCCCGACACAAGGCAACGGTATTCGGCATGTATGTGTCGGCTGAATTTCGTCAGCGCGGTCTGGGGCTGAAATTGATGGAGGCGCTGCTGAGTGAAGCGCAGCAGCATCCTGAGTTGAAAGTCATTCAACTGACCGTCACCGCCGGCAATGACGCGGCGTTCCAGTTGTATCAGCGCTGCGGCTTCATCCAGTTCGGTCTTGAGCCGATGGCGGTGCGGGTCGGCGAGGACTACTTCGACAAAATCCACATGTGGTGCGCGCCGTTCGCGCCAACCGCCAGCCTCAACGAACCGCGCTGA
- a CDS encoding LysE family translocator produces the protein MIPLQDLLIFAAAALLMVLTPGPNMIYLISRSICQGRRAGVTSLLGVVAGFFVHMFAAAAGLTAVFLAVPMAYEMLKWAGALYLLWLAWQAVKPGARSPFEVQALPADSSRKLITMGFLTSALNPKIAVFYLSVFPQFISPEHGSVFSQSIILGLTQISVSFSVNLLIALSAAGIASWFVNNPTWLAAQRYFMGFVLGGLAVRLMLEQRKAA, from the coding sequence ATGATCCCGCTTCAAGACCTGCTGATTTTTGCCGCCGCCGCACTGCTGATGGTGCTGACGCCGGGGCCGAACATGATCTACCTGATTTCCCGCTCGATCTGTCAGGGACGCCGCGCCGGGGTGACCTCGCTGCTCGGCGTGGTGGCCGGGTTCTTCGTGCATATGTTTGCGGCGGCGGCCGGTCTGACGGCGGTGTTTCTTGCGGTGCCAATGGCCTATGAAATGTTGAAGTGGGCCGGCGCGCTGTACCTGCTGTGGCTGGCCTGGCAGGCGGTGAAACCCGGTGCCCGTTCGCCGTTCGAAGTGCAGGCATTGCCGGCAGACTCGTCGCGCAAGCTCATCACCATGGGCTTTCTCACCAGCGCCCTGAACCCGAAGATCGCGGTTTTCTACCTCTCGGTATTTCCTCAATTCATTTCGCCAGAGCACGGCTCGGTGTTCAGCCAGAGCATCATCCTCGGCCTGACCCAGATCAGCGTCAGTTTCAGCGTCAACCTGTTGATTGCCCTGTCGGCGGCGGGCATCGCGTCGTGGTTCGTCAACAACCCGACCTGGCTGGCGGCGCAGCGTTATTTCATGGGGTTTGTGCTGGGCGGTCTGGCGGTGCGGCTGATGCTCGAACAACGCAAGGCCGCCTGA
- a CDS encoding NUDIX hydrolase, whose translation MSTANNSTIRIAAALLLNPDGQTLLVRKRNTTAFMQPGGKIEPHELPVHALARELEEELGLVIDPAQASFLGQFSAPAANEPGFVVQAEIFQLTIDTEVSPAAEIEEVIWIDPATDGEVILAPLTRDLILPFYRASLTAIA comes from the coding sequence ATGTCGACCGCAAATAATTCCACCATTCGCATCGCCGCCGCGCTGTTGCTCAACCCCGACGGCCAGACCCTGCTGGTGCGCAAGCGCAACACCACGGCATTCATGCAGCCGGGCGGCAAGATCGAACCGCATGAACTGCCGGTGCATGCGCTGGCCCGCGAGCTGGAAGAAGAACTGGGGCTGGTGATCGATCCGGCGCAGGCGAGCTTTCTCGGCCAGTTCTCGGCACCCGCCGCCAACGAGCCGGGATTCGTCGTGCAGGCCGAGATCTTTCAGCTGACCATCGACACCGAAGTCTCCCCGGCTGCCGAGATCGAAGAGGTGATCTGGATCGACCCGGCCACCGACGGCGAAGTGATTCTCGCCCCATTGACACGTGACCTGATCCTGCCGTTTTATCGAGCCTCGCTGACCGCGATCGCCTGA
- a CDS encoding APC family permease: MARLQRTLSLGSVVLFGIAYMTPIIVLGTFGILAQSTAGMVPAAYLAALVAMFFTAMSYGRMAAAFPVAGSAYSYVRKAISPKLGFIAGWAVLLDYLFLPMAIWLIGAAYLASAFPSIPQWIWVLAFIGITSAINIIGLKLANGINALLMLVQFLVLIAFVALCVHYVGGDASTPLWSIKPFFNGDMQMPLIMSGAAIACYSFLGFDAVSTLTEETRDPRRTIPRAIMLITLIGGMIFVGVSYFVQIAHPSFQFDSVDSAAYEIARNIGGDLFVSIFLIGLIVGQFASGLSAQASGSRLLFAMGRDGVLPKSFFGTLHERFGTPVNSILLCAVVALLALKLDVTTSTSFINFGAFLAFSLVNLSVIFHYWIGGEKKGLRELILFLIFPFIGLAADLWLMVSLDHLAVYLGLSWLAIGVVYLAVLTGGFRRQPPEMDFQEAT, from the coding sequence ATGGCTCGTTTGCAACGCACCCTTTCGCTAGGGTCGGTGGTGCTGTTCGGCATCGCCTACATGACGCCGATCATTGTCCTCGGCACGTTCGGCATCCTCGCCCAGTCCACCGCCGGCATGGTGCCCGCCGCGTATCTGGCGGCATTGGTGGCGATGTTTTTCACCGCCATGAGTTATGGCCGCATGGCCGCCGCATTCCCGGTGGCCGGCTCGGCCTACAGCTACGTGCGCAAGGCCATCAGCCCGAAACTCGGTTTCATCGCCGGTTGGGCGGTGCTGCTCGATTATCTGTTTCTGCCGATGGCGATCTGGCTGATCGGCGCCGCGTACCTCGCTTCGGCGTTCCCGTCGATCCCGCAGTGGATCTGGGTGTTGGCGTTCATCGGCATCACCAGCGCGATCAACATCATCGGCCTGAAACTGGCCAACGGTATCAACGCCTTGCTGATGCTGGTGCAGTTTCTGGTGCTGATCGCCTTCGTCGCACTGTGCGTGCATTACGTCGGCGGCGATGCCAGCACGCCGCTGTGGTCGATCAAACCGTTCTTCAACGGTGACATGCAGATGCCGCTGATCATGAGCGGCGCGGCCATCGCCTGCTACTCGTTCCTCGGTTTCGATGCAGTCAGCACCCTCACCGAGGAAACCCGCGATCCCCGTCGCACCATCCCTCGGGCAATCATGCTGATCACCCTGATCGGCGGGATGATTTTCGTCGGTGTCTCGTACTTCGTGCAGATCGCCCATCCGTCGTTCCAGTTCGACAGCGTCGACTCGGCGGCCTACGAAATTGCGCGCAACATCGGCGGTGATCTGTTCGTGTCGATCTTCCTGATCGGCCTGATCGTCGGCCAGTTCGCCTCGGGTTTGTCGGCGCAGGCCAGCGGTTCGCGTTTGTTGTTCGCGATGGGCCGTGACGGCGTGTTGCCCAAGTCGTTCTTCGGCACTTTGCACGAGCGCTTCGGTACGCCGGTCAACAGCATCCTGCTGTGTGCGGTGGTGGCTTTGCTGGCGCTGAAACTCGACGTGACCACCTCGACCTCATTCATCAACTTTGGCGCGTTCCTGGCGTTCAGCCTGGTCAATCTGTCGGTGATTTTTCACTACTGGATCGGGGGAGAGAAAAAGGGTCTGCGCGAGCTGATCCTGTTCCTGATCTTCCCGTTCATTGGCCTGGCGGCGGACTTGTGGCTGATGGTCAGCCTCGATCACCTGGCGGTGTATCTGGGCCTGAGCTGGTTGGCGATTGGCGTGGTGTACCTGGCGGTGCTCACTGGAGGCTTCCGTCGCCAGCCACCGGAGATGGATTTCCAGGAAGCGACCTGA
- a CDS encoding carbon-nitrogen hydrolase family protein has translation MKVELAQLAGRDKDTAYNLERALSAIAACAADTQLIVFPETHLMGFPTADTVAQVAEAVDGPTVSAVQAAVRERNLAVVIGMAENDNGRFYNTTLLITPEGIALKYRKTHLWASDRGVFEAGDRYATCLWNGVRVGLLICYDIEFPESARALAQLGAELLIVTNGNMDPYGPTHRTAIMARAQENQAFALMVNRVEAGDDGLMFAGGSALVDPLGTVLFEAGREEGRFSVELDFGQLELARKDYRYLDDQRLRLPGEVVERDGGVRELLIPAR, from the coding sequence ATGAAAGTCGAACTCGCCCAACTGGCGGGCCGTGACAAAGACACGGCGTACAACCTCGAACGCGCCCTCTCGGCAATTGCGGCTTGCGCCGCCGATACGCAATTGATCGTGTTCCCCGAGACCCACCTGATGGGCTTCCCGACCGCCGACACCGTGGCGCAGGTTGCCGAAGCGGTAGACGGCCCGACCGTCAGCGCCGTGCAGGCCGCCGTCCGTGAACGCAACCTCGCCGTGGTGATCGGCATGGCCGAGAACGACAACGGCCGCTTCTACAACACCACGCTGCTGATCACCCCCGAAGGCATCGCCCTGAAATACCGCAAGACCCACCTTTGGGCGTCGGATCGCGGCGTATTCGAGGCCGGTGATCGTTACGCCACGTGTTTGTGGAACGGTGTGCGGGTCGGCCTGCTGATCTGCTACGACATCGAGTTCCCGGAATCGGCCCGCGCCTTGGCGCAACTGGGGGCGGAGTTGTTGATCGTTACCAACGGCAACATGGACCCGTACGGCCCGACCCACCGCACCGCGATCATGGCCCGGGCTCAGGAAAACCAGGCGTTTGCGCTGATGGTCAACCGTGTGGAAGCCGGGGATGACGGGTTGATGTTTGCCGGCGGCAGTGCGCTGGTGGATCCGCTGGGTACGGTGCTGTTCGAGGCTGGGCGTGAGGAAGGGCGGTTCAGTGTGGAGCTGGATTTTGGTCAGCTGGAACTGGCGCGCAAGGATTATCGGTATCTGGATGATCAGCGGTTGAGGTTGCCGGGGGAGGTGGTGGAGCGGGATGGTGGTGTTCGGGAGCTTTTGATTCCTGCCCGTTGA